A stretch of Monomorium pharaonis isolate MP-MQ-018 chromosome 7, ASM1337386v2, whole genome shotgun sequence DNA encodes these proteins:
- the LOC105838801 gene encoding uncharacterized protein LOC105838801 — MERLILLCLLSPAIFAQLDPNDEPFLPIHPVYPYSPKVIKRGTEGEANPQLTSELYVAPKVDAKDTYTSSYSSNYQRDSYPDYNPHLTNSTLAFGNPSYNGGEVYVYSNVPYPAYNSYPAPYAANPVPSYPNYYYQLPYYYPHYFSHALFPPPLPPPLASGVDYHETSQAPVAKDDKQNADKKGERPRETEVNQDAPAASQFVDGGNYIAGNSRDLDVQSSTYKVASPYNQLPGWDIKTVPISLPKTTYRVISVGAQPVGLDYSLPAVKTQQIEQMTNQVLADIRTQNARQQAGRSYESSRDTLNSANDGSYENQATYNLNAPSYVSLPVTRTKPVTYVINSVGITKVNKEQTKDPNSSHRAPSKNTNAYTPKLSQTRLQTSNVSPESGSNHHARVSDGRPAGQTDKYGNYGASQSYGGTHGQSGSKQEQNYGTYQRQPVSYQSEGFTVAPQIPRSFTYQYSAYQSDQVQQLQQDEVNINHGNFGIKQYKR, encoded by the exons ATGGAGCGGCTG ATACTGCTCTGCTTGCTGTCACCAGCAATTTTTGCCCAGCTGGATCCTAATGACGAACCTTTTCTACCGATACATCCGGTCTACCCTTACAGTCCCAAAGTAATCAAACGGGGCACTGAGGGAGAAGCAAATCCCCAATTAACGTCGGAGCTGTACGTCGCGCCGAAAGTCGACGCCAAGGACACCTACACCTCCAGCTACAGCAGCAATTATCAAAGGGATTCTTATCCCGATTATAATCCACATCTCACAAACAGCACACTCGCGTTTGGCAACCCCTCGTACAACGGCGGCGAGGTGTACGTTTACTCCAACGTACCGTATCCCGCTTATAATTCATATCCCGCTCCGTACGCGGCAAATCCGGTGCCGTCGTATCCTAACTATTACTACCAACTGCCTTATTACTACCCTCATTACTTCAGTCACGCTCTGTTTCCGCCACCGTTGCCGCCACCGTTGGCGTCAGGCGTCGATTACCACGAGACGTCGCAAGCTCCCGTCGCGAAGGACGACAAACAGAACGCGGACAAAAAGGGCGAGAGACCGAGGGAGACTGAGGTGAACCAAGATGCGCCAGCGGCGAGCCAGTTCGTGGACGGTGGCAACTACATAGCTGGTAATTCGCGGGACCTCGACGTGCAATCCAGCACGTACAAAGTGGCCAGCCCGTACAATCAACTCCCGGGCTGGGACATAAAAACTGTGCCGATATCCTTGCCGAAGACGACGTATCGAGTCATCAGCGTGGGCGCGCAGCCGGTTGGTTTGGACTACTCGCTGCCCGCCGTGAAAACTCAGCAGATTGAGCAGATGACGAATCAAGTGCTGGCCGATATACGAACGCAGAACGCGCGGCAGCAAGCCGGTCGTTCCTACGAAAGCAGCAGGGACACCCTGAACAGTGCCAATGACGGGTCGTACGAGAACCAGGCCACCTACAATCTAAACGCGCCGTCATATGTGAGTCTTCCGGTCACGAGAACCAAACCCGTCACCTACGTGATCAATTCCGTCGGAATTACCAAAGTTAATAAGGAGCAAACGAAGGATCCGAACTCGTCTCACAGGGCGCCGAGCAAGAACACGAATGCTTATACGCCCAAGTTGTCGCAGACTCGGCTGCAAACGTCAAACGTATCGCCCGAAAGTGGCAGCAATCATCATGCTCGCGTGAGCGACGGTCGACCGGCAGGTCAGACCGACAAGTACGGCAATTACGGCGCGTCGCAGAGTTACGGCGGCACTCACGGTCAGTCTGGCAGCAAGCAGGAACAGAATTACGGTACTTATCAGAGACAGCCGGTCTCTTATCAGAGTGAGGGTTTTACCGTCGCGCCACAGATACCTCGATCGTTCACGTATCAGTACTCTGCTTACCAATCGGATCAAGTGCAGCAGCTGCAGCAAGATGAAGTCAATATAAATCACGGCAACTTTGGTATTAAACAATACAAAAGATAA
- the LOC105838826 gene encoding putative lysozyme-like protein, whose amino-acid sequence MYKGFLLASNGTRDHNIIQPFGRHQITEVSYESNPISASMQYIVVFLAALVCGVCCIENLPPQLLFQPKNRRGINDHSVTFPSESSSSYSTPVHSSLSSGYEFGGPSGGFSLGHAGALLNSGGSVSHGIGYSLVPSGGLGLGYQSPGLSHGSLSRQSSSLGGHSAQSSYSSPSIASFGSGGSSNVLFAPTKTGPVTFGIHGGSGAAGTSASYNRSPAYASGGHGISAYSKEGSGSLQIVLGSQHGGLSLGSPGASSSYSFPIHSASSSPPHSVTGGLIIAGGSPSSYSLPESASSHGISSLSGSSGTQEASSTYSRPLSSGISALSSSEGSSNYAASSGSYGTSSTHSGFSGASSGGTSYQLPIASGSYSGSSNNAITYTNYIPSHSSSSSVSYSSPSVSYATPSISHASSSSGSGYSGAGGSYSLSSNHVGSSSSPVVTYTGSQSYTPTYYSSSGSHGTPADSHGAYSSVSPRYFGYTPKFYHADVDSTKYDTISYSVPNGKY is encoded by the exons ATGTATAAAGGCTTTCTTCTTGCTAGCAATGGCACCAGAGACCATAATATCATTCAACCATTCGGCCGCCACCAGATTACGGAAGTTAGTTACGAGAGCAACCCCATTTCAGCAAGCATGCAGTACATTGTA GTGTTCCTGGCGGCTCTCGTCTGCGGGGTATGCTGCATTGAAAATCTGCCGCCTCAGCTCCTATTTCAGCCAAAGAACAGGCGCGGCATCAACGACCATTCGGTGACTTTCCCGTCGGAATCTTCCTCCTCCTATTCGACGCCCGTTCACTCGAGTCTGAGTTCCGGTTACGAGTTTGGTGGACCGTCCGGCGGCTTCTCCCTGGGACACGCCGGAGCACTCCTCAACTCGGGCGGCTCTGTCAGTCACGGAATCGGATATTCTTTAGTCCCATCCGGTGGCCTCGGTCTCGGATATCAATCGCCAGGACTGAGCCATGGTTCCTTGAGTCGCCAGAGCAGCTCTTTGGGCGGACACTCGGCTCAAAGCAGCTACTCATCGCCCAGCATAGCGAGTTTTGGAAGCGGCGGGAGTAGCAACGTGCTTTTCGCACCGACGAAGACCGGTCCCGTTACCTTTGGAATCCACGGTGGTAGCGGCGCCGCCGGCACTTCCGCCTCGTACAACCGATCGCCGGCCTACGCTTCCGGCGGTCACGGGATCTCGGCTTACAGCAAGGAAGGATCTGGTTCTCTTCAGATCGTGTTGGGATCGCAACACGGTGGTCTGTCATTGGGCTCCCCGGGCGCCTCGTCGAGTTACAGTTTTCCCATTCATTCCGCATCCTCGAGCCCTCCGCACTCCGTGACAGGCGGCCTGATTATCGCCGGCGGTTCACCGAGCTCTTACAGCCTCCCAGAGTCTGCGTCCTCTCACGGCATCTCCAGCCTTAGTGGCTCTTCAGGCACTCAAGAAGCATCGTCCACGTATTCTCGTCCGCTTAGCTCCGGAATCTCCGCGTTGTCCTCCAGTGAAGGATCGTCCAATTATGCCGCATCCTCGGGATCCTATGGCACCTCCAGCACTCACTCGGGATTCTCGGGCGCGTCGTCCGGCGGTACCAGCTATCAACTACCGATCGCTTCAGGGTCTTACTCGGGATCGTCCAACAACGCCATCACGTACACGAACTACATTCCGTCTCATTCGTCCAGCAGCAGCGTCAGCTACTCCAGCCCTAGCGTCTCCTACGCAACTCCAAGTATCAGCCACGCGAGTTCTTCTTCCGGCTCCGGTTACTCCGGCGCCGGTGGCAGCTACTCCCTCAGCTCGAATCACGTGGGTTCTAGTTCCAGCCCCGTCGTGACTTACACCGGAAGCCAGAGCTACACGCCCACGTATTACAGCTCGTCCGGCTCTCACGGAACACCCGCGGATTCGCATGGAGCTTACAGCAGCGTAAGCCCGAGATATTTCGGATACACACCGAAATTTTACCACGCGGACGTGGATAGCACGAAATACGACACGATCTCGTACTCGGTTCCAAACGgaaaatactaa